One window of Watersipora subatra chromosome 3, tzWatSuba1.1, whole genome shotgun sequence genomic DNA carries:
- the LOC137390296 gene encoding E3 ubiquitin-protein ligase TRIM33-like produces the protein MADRNLIRDSRCGYCYQEFSLMRDPRELPCHHTFCLKCLEEDYKDQKVVSCPLCNKEHESEEDVDKLPTVKLTVHKEDNPNITAAMICECDDCDSQLAVGYCLQCCRKICTTHKENHVIVFKRGHSIVDIPDYEVLAIKSRRVACEIHDEELSKGCDDCGRLTCNKCEIPPVACTSREKEHTFILLSQLKEKITTEFDELLQLVNDKLTEICIIDKQIWRMLDKEEAKCKKKIELIEKVCEEQIKRIREESENLKERIRDY, from the coding sequence ATGGCTGACAGGAACTTGATTAGGGACAGCAGATGTGGATATTGCTATCAGGAATTCAGTTTAATGAGAGATCCTAGAGAGCTGCCGTGTCATCATACCTTTTGTCTAAAATGTCTAGAGGAAGATTACAAAGATCAGAAAGTTGTGAGTTGTCCGCTCTGTAACAAAGAGCATGAATCAGAGGAGGATGTAGACAAGCTGCCAACAGTAAAACTGACTGTACACAAAGAAGATAACcctaacattactgctgcaatgatatgtgaatgTGATGACTGTGACAGCCAATTAGCTGTTGGCTATTGCTTACAGTGCTGCCGTAAGATCTGCACCACTCATAAAGAAAACCATGTCATTGTGTTTAAAAGAGGGCATTCCATTGTGGATATACCAGATTACGAAGTATTAGCCATAAAGAGCAGGAGAGTCGCATGCGAGATCCATGATGAGGAGCTATCAAAAGGCTGTGATGACTGTGGCAGACTAACTTGTAATAAATGTGAGATACCCCCAGTAGCATGCACGAGTAGAGAGAAAGAACATACCTTCATACTGCTCAGTCAGcttaaagagaagataactactGAGTTTGATGAACTATTACAGTTAGTCAATGATAAACTTACAGAGATTTGTATAATAGACAAGCAGATCTGGCGCATGTTGGATAAAGAAGAAGCTAAATGTAAGAAAAAGATAGAGTTAATTGAAAAAGTCTGTGAAGAGCAGATTAAACGAATCAGAGAAGAGAGTGAAAACTTGAAGGAGCGTATCCGTGACTACTAA